The Primulina tabacum isolate GXHZ01 chromosome 16, ASM2559414v2, whole genome shotgun sequence genome window below encodes:
- the LOC142528911 gene encoding 3-isopropylmalate dehydrogenase, chloroplastic-like: protein MASQICRRLARSRASGIFSSNRRLLDRNFSSESNLIRATLFPGDGIGPEIAESVKQVFKVANVPIEWEEHFVGKDIDPRTQSFLTWESLESVRNNKVGLKGPMATPIGKGHRSLNLTLRKELNLYANVRPCYSLPGYKTKYDDVDLITIRENTEGEYSGLEHQVVRGVVESLKIITRQASLRVAEYAFHYAQTHGRKRVSAIHKANIMQKTDGLFLKCCREVAEKYPDIVYEEVVIDNCCMMLVKNPASFDVLVMPNLYGDIISDLCAGLIGGLGLTPSCNIGEGGIALAEAVHGSAPDIAGKNLANPTALLLSSVTMLRHLNLHDKADQIQDAVLKTIAEGKYRTGDLGGKSKTSEFTNAICDNL, encoded by the exons ATGGCATCTCAAATCTGCAGACGACTCGCTCGCAGCCGAGCTAGTGGAATCTTCTCCTCCAACCGGAGATTGCTCGACCGTAACTTTTCATCGGAATCCAATCTGATCCGTGCCACTCTCTTTCCCGGTGATGGCATCGGCCCTGAGATCGCCGAATCCGTCAAACAG GTATTTAAAGTTGCCAATGTGCCTATTGAATGGGAAGAACACTTTGTGGGGAAGGACATAGATCCAAGAACTCAGAGTTTCCTGACATGGGAAAGTCTTGAATCTGTGAGAAATAATAAAGTTGGTTTAAAAGGACCTATGGCCACACCCATTGGAAAAGGTCATCGATCTCTTAATCTTACCCTGAGAAAAGAGCTTAATCTATATGCCAATGTGAGACCTTGTTACAGCCTACCTGGATACAAGACTAAGTATGATGATGTAGATCTCATAACTATTCGTGAAAACACAGAAGGAGAATACAGTGGACTTGAACACCAA GTGGTGAGGGGTGTTGTTGAAAGTCTTAAGATCATTACACGTCAAGCAAGTTTGAGAGTTGCTGAGTATGCTTTTCACTATGCCCAGACCCATGGACGAAAGAGAGTATCTGCAATACACAAAGCCAACATCATGCAGAAAACTGATGGTCTTTTCCTTAAG TGTTGTAGAGAGGTTGCAGAGAAGTATCCCGACATAGTGTATGAAGAAGTTGTGATTGACAATTGTTGTATGATG CTTGTGAAGAATCCAGCCTCTTTTGATGTTCTAGTGATGCCTAATCTTTATGGTGACATAATCAGTGATCTCTGTGCTGGGTTAATTGGAGGCTTAGGCTTAACCCCCAG TTGTAATATTGGCGAGGGAGGTATTGCACTTGCTGAAGCCGTACATGGGTCTGCACCTGATATAGCAGGAAAG AATTTGGCAAATCCAACTGCTTTGCTTTTGAGTTCTGTCACAATGTTGCGGCATCTGAATCTCCATGATAAGGCCGATCAAATTCAGGATGCTGTCTTGAAGACCATTGCTGAAGGGAAGTACCGAACAGGTGATCTTGGTGGTAAATCTAAAACATCGGAGTTCACCAACGCTATCTGTGATAATCTCTGA